A genome region from Cucumis sativus cultivar 9930 chromosome 4, Cucumber_9930_V3, whole genome shotgun sequence includes the following:
- the LOC101212569 gene encoding NADH--cytochrome b5 reductase 1, with translation MDFLQSLDPQILLGVAVAVLALAVGALYVLSSSKKSKSRGCLDPEIFKEFKLIKRLQLSHNVAKFTFTLPSPTSVLGLPIGQHISCSGKDGQGEEVIKPYTPITLDSDVGYFELVIKMYPQGRMSHHFRQMRVGDFLAVKGPKGRFRYQPGQVRAFGMLAGGSGITPMYQVARAILENPNDKTKVHLIYANVTYEDILLKEELDLLAKRYPDSFKLYYVLNQPPEAWDGGVGFVSKEMIQTHCPAPASDIQILRCGPPPMNKAMAAHLEELGYAPEMLFMF, from the exons ATGGACTTCTTACAGTCTTTGGATCCTCAAATCCTCCTGGGTGTCGCTGTGGCTGTTTTAGCCCTTGCCGTTGGTGCTCTCTATGTATTATCCTCCTCCAAAAAAAGCAAATCTAGAG GTTGCTTGGATCCAGAGATTTTCAAGGAGTTTAAACTTATCAAGCGACTGCAACTGAGCCATAATGTGGCAAAGTTTACATTTACACTCCCTAGTCCTACTTCAGTTCTAGGTCTTCCCATTGGACAACATATAAGTTGCAG TGGAAAGGATGGCCAAGGTGAAGAGGTTATCAAACCGTACACGCCTATTACTTTGGATTCTGATGTTGGATATTTTGAATTGGTCATAAAG ATGTATCCCCAAGGAAGGATGTCACACCATTTCCGACAGATGCGTGTAGGAGATTTTCTTGCTGTAAAGGGTCCCAAG GGACGTTTCAGATATCAACCTGGCCAGGTCAGAGCATTTGGTATGCTTGCTGGAGGCTCTGGCATTACTCCTATGTATCAA GTTGCTCGGgcaattttagaaaatccAAACGACAAGACAAAGGTACATCTCATTTATGCCAACGTCACCTATGAGGACATTCTCTTAAAG GAGGAGTTGGACCTTCTTGCCAAAAGGTACCCCGATAGCTTCAAGCTCTACTATGTCTTAAACCAG CCTCCTGAAGCGTGGGATGGCGGCGTTGGATTTGTATCGAAGGAGATGATTCAAACCCACTGTCCTGCTCCTGCTTCTGATATTCAG ATTTTAAGATGTGGGCCACCACCAATGAACAAGGCCATGGCTGCTCATCTTGAAGAACTTGGATATGCACCTGAGATGCTGTTCATGTTCTGA